The Tenrec ecaudatus isolate mTenEca1 chromosome 7, mTenEca1.hap1, whole genome shotgun sequence genome window below encodes:
- the LOC142452339 gene encoding trace amine-associated receptor 6-like, which yields MSLQVSNTIRSSSESPPPPMQLCYENMNGSCVKFPYSPGPRVLLYMVFGFGAVLAVFGNLLVIISVQHFKQLHSPTNFLIASLACADFLVGVTVMPFSMVRSVESCWYFGEQFCTFHTCCDVAFCYSSLFHLCFISIDRYIAVTDPLVYPTKFTVSVSGMCISSSWILPVVYSGALFYTGANDDGLEELSRDLYCIGRCQLVLNQYWVLMDFLLFFIPTLVMITLYSKIFLVARKQAQKVEASVSNSESSSETYKARVAKRERKAAKTLGVTVVAFFISWLPCMIDSFFDAFLGIMTPSFVYEILVWFAYYNSSLNPLIYAAFYPWFRRAIKLILTGKVLKDSSSTINLFSKEG from the coding sequence ATGTCTCTCCAGGTAAGCAACACCATCAGAAGCAGCAGTGAGTCCCCGCCTCCACCCATGCAGCTCTGCTATGAGAACATGAATGGATCTTGTGTCAAGTTTCCCTACTCACCGGGACCCCGTGTGCTTCTGTACATGGTGTTTGGCTTTGGGGCTGTGCTCGCAGTGTTTGGAAACCTGCTGGTGATCATTTCAGTCCAACATTTCAAGCAGCTGCATTCTCCaaccaatttcctcattgcctccctggcctgtgctgacTTCTTGGTGGGTGTGACCGTGATGCCCTTCAGCATGGTCAGGTCCGTGGAGAGCTGCTGGTACTTTGGGGAGCAGTTTTGTACCTTCCATACATGCTGTGATGTGGCGTTTTGCTACTCTTCTCTCTTCCACTTGTGCTTCATCTCCATCGACAGGTACATCGCTGTCACTGACCCTCTGGTCTATCCGACCAAGTTCACTGTGTCTGTGTCAGGAATGTGCATCAGCAGCTCCTGGATCCTGCCCGTTGTGTACAGTGGTGCCCTGTTCTACACAGGAGCCAACGATGATGGGTTAGAGGAATTATCCCGTGACCTCTACTGCATTGGTCGTTGTCAACTTGTTTTAAATCAATATTGGGTTTTGAtggattttctgttattttttataCCTACGCTAGTTATGATCACTCTCTACAGTAAGATTTTTCTTGTGGCGAGAAAACAGGCTCAAAAGGTTGAAGCCTCTGTTAGCAATTCAGAATCATCATCTGAAACTTACAAAGCCAGAgtggccaagagagagagaaaagcagcTAAGACCCTGGGGGTCACAGTGGTAGCATTTTTTATTTCATGGCTGCCATGTATGATTGACTCATTTTTTGATGCTTTTTTGGGTATTATGACCCCTTCTTTTGTCTATGAAATATTAGTCTGGTTTGCTTACTATAACTCATCTCTAAATCCTTTGATATATGCTGCATTTTACCCTTGGTTTAGGAGAGCGATAAAACTCATTTTAACAGGTAAAGTATTAAAAGATAGTTCTTCCACCATCAATTTATTTTCCAAAGAAGGCTAA